A window of the Budorcas taxicolor isolate Tak-1 chromosome 8, Takin1.1, whole genome shotgun sequence genome harbors these coding sequences:
- the CCAR2 gene encoding cell cycle and apoptosis regulator protein 2 isoform X4 has product MSQFKRQRINPLPGGRNFSGAASTSLLGPPPGLLTPPVATDLSQNARHLQGGEKQRVFTGIVTSLHDYFGVVDEEVFFQLSVVKGRLPQLGEKVLVKAAYNPGQAVPWNAVKVQTLSNQPLLKSPAPPLLHVAALGQKQGILGAQPQLIFQPHRIPPLFPQKPLSLFQTSHTLHLSHLNRFPARGPHGRLDQGRSDDYDSKKRKQRAGGEPWGAKKPRHDLPPYRVHLTPYTVDSPVFDFLELQRRYRTLLVPSDFLAVHLSWLSAFPVSQPFSLHHPSRIQVSSEKESAADAGAEPPPTDSDPTYSSKVLLLSSPGLEELYRCCMLFVDDVAEPRETPEHPLKQIKFLLGWKDDEAVLVGGEWSPSLDGLDPKGDPQVLVRTATRCAQAQAGIDLSACTKWWRFAEFQYLQAGPPRRLQTVVVYLPDIWTIMPTLEEWEALCQQKAAEAAPPPPEEAEPPEQPADGSEQAADTSKQSAENAEVTAQQEVDTDLPEAPPPPLEPAVMARSRCVNLSLQSIVEDRRPKERISFEATVLAELFLEMLQRDFGYRIYKTLLSLPEKVVAPSEPEKEEAAKEEEAVKEEAKEAKDEVQSEGTAAEADAPLKEDGLLPKPPNSGGEDEEKPRGEASEDLCEMALDPELLLLRDDGEEEFAGAKLEDSEVRSVASNQSEMEFSTLQDMPKELEPSAVLPVDCLLAFVYFDANWCGYLHRRDLERILLTLGLRLSAEQAKQLVSRAVSQNICQYRSLQYSRPEGPDGALPEDLLFGNLDLLPPPGKSGKPGTTPVEHKGLVSHNGSLINVGNLLQRAEQQDSGRLYLENKIHTLELKLEESHNRFSATEVTNKTLATEMQDLRARLAEAEEMARTAERQKNQLQRLLQEFRRRLTTLQLDTQRMLEKADSWVEKEEPAPSN; this is encoded by the exons ATGTCCCAGTTTAAGCGCCAGCGGATCAACCCGCTTCCAGGGGGACGCAACTTCTCAG GCGCAGCTTCGACATCCCTTCTGGGCCCTCCTCCTGGTTTGCTCACTCCTCCTGTGGCCACAGACCTGTCCCAAAATGCCAGGCACCTTCAG GGTGGAGAGAAACAACGGGTCTTCACTGGCATTGTTACCAGCTTGCATGACTACTTTGGGGTGGTGGATGAAGAAGTCTTTTTTCAGCTAAG TGTGGTGAAGGGCCGGCTGCCCCAGCTGGGTGAGAAGGTGCTGGTGAAGGCTGCATACAACCCAGGTCAGGCAGTACCCTGGAATGCTGTCAAGGTGCAGACGCTCTCCAACCAG CCCCTACTGAAGTCCCCAGCACCTCCCCTTCTACATGTGGCAGCCCTGGGCCAGAAGCAAGGGATTCTGGGAGCTCAGCCCCAGCTGATCTTTCAGCCTCACCGGATTCCCCCACTCTTTCCTCAGAAGC CTCTGAGTCTCTTCCAAACATCCCACACActtcatctgagccacctgaacAGGTTTCCTGCTCGGGGCCCTCATGGACGATTGGATCAGGGCCGAAG CGATGACTATGACTCCAAGAAACGCAAACAGCGAGCTGGTGGAGAGCCTTGGGGTGCTAAGAAACCAAGGCATGACCTGCCTCCTTACCGAGTCCATCTCACTCCCTATACTGTGGACAG CCCCGTCTTCGATTTCTTAGAACTCCAGCGCCGTTACCGCACCCTCCTGGTTCCCTCAGATTTTCTGGCCGTGCATCTGAGCTGGCTGTCAGCCTTCCCTGTGAGCCAGCCCTTCTCTCTCCATCATCCAAGCCGCATCCAGGTATCTTCGGAGAAGGagtcagctgctgatgctggtgcAGAGCCCCCCCCTACAGACAGCGACCCCACCTACAGTTCCAAG GTACTGCTGCTCTCCTCCCCGGGATTGGAGGAATTGTATCGTTGTTGCATGCTGTTCGTGGATGACGTGGCTGAGCCACGGGAGACCCCGGAACACCCTCTGAAGCAAATTAAA TTTTTGCTGGGCTGGAAGGATGATGAGGCAGTGCTGGTGGGGGGTGAGTGGTCTCCTTCGCTGGATGGCCTCGACCCCAAGGGCGACCCACAGGTGCTTGTCCGCACTGCCACACGCTGCGCGCAGGCCCAGGCTGGCATCGACTTGAGTGCCTGCACCAAGTG GTGGCGCTTCGCTGAGTTTCAGTACCTGCAGGCAGGACCCCCGCGGCGGCTCCAGACTGTGGTGGTGTACCTGCCGGACATCTGGACCATCATGCCCACTTTGGAAGAGTGGGAGGCCCTGTGCCAGCAGAAAGCTGCAGAGGCAGCTCCCCCGCCCCCAGAG GAAGCAGAGCCTCCAGAGCAGCCGGCTGATGGATCGGAGCAAGCAGCAGACACGTCTAAGCAGAGTGCCGAGAATGCGGAGGTCACTGCACAGCAGGAAGTGGACACCGACCTCCCggaggcccccccaccccctctggaACCTGCTGTCATGGCACGCTCCCGCTGTGTAAACCTGTCCCTGCAAAGTATCGTGGAGGACCGGAGGCCAAAGGAAAGGATCTCTTTTGAG GCCACGGTGTTGGCTGAGCTGTTTCTGGAGATGCTGCAGAGGGACTTTGGCTATAGGATTTATAAGACGCTCCTGAGCCTTCCCGAAAAGGTTGTGGCCCCGTCTGAGCCCGAGAAGGAGGAAGCAGCCAAGGAAGAAGAAGCGGTCAAGGAGGAGGCCAAGGAGGCCAAGGATGAGGTACAGAGTGAGGGCACAGCTGCCGAGGCAGACGCCCCGCTG AAGGAAGATGGGCTTTTGCCCAAACCCCCAAATTCTGGGGGAGAAGACGAAGAGAAACCCCGGGGTGAGGCGTCGGAGGACTTGTGTGAGATGGCCTTGGACCCAGAACTGCTGCTCCTGAGAGACGACGGGGAGGAGGAATTTG CAGGAGCCAAGCTGGAGGATTCCGAGGTCCGGTCGGTTGCTTCGAACCAGTCAGAGATGGAGTTCTCAACCCTTCAGGACATG CCCAAGGAGCTGGAACCCTCTGCGGTGCTCCCTGTGGACTGTCTTCTTGCTTTCGTCTACTTTGACGCCAACTGGTGTGGCTACTTGCACCGGCGAGACCTGGAGAGGATCCTGCTTACCCTTGGGCTGCGGCTCAGTGCAGAGCAG GCCAAACAGCTGGTCAGCAGGGCGGTGTCTCAGAACATCTGCCAGTATCGGAGCCTTCAGTACAGCCGCCCGGAGGGCCCAGATGGCGCACTCCCTGAGGACCTGCTCTTCG GGAACCTGGACCTGCTGCCTCCTCCCGGGAAGAGTGGGAAGCCGGGTACGACCCCGGTGGAGCACAAGGGCCTGGTGTCCCACAACGGCAGCCTTATCAATGTGGGGAACCTGCTGCAGCGTGCAGAGCAGCAGGACAGCGGGCGGCTCTACCTGGAGAACAAGATTCACACACTGGAGCTTAAGCTGG AGGAGAGCCATAACCGTTTCTCAGCCACTGAAGTGACAAATAAGACACTGGCAACGGAAATGCAGGATCTGCGGGCCCGGCTGGCCGAGGCTGAGGAGATGGCCCGGACAGCCGAGCGACAGAAGAACCAGCTTCAGCGGCTGCTTCAGGAGTTCCGAAGGCGCCTGACCACCTTGCAGCTCGACACACAGCGGATGCTTGAAAAG GCCGACAGCTGGGTAGAGAAGGAGGAGCCAGCACCAAGCAACTGA
- the CCAR2 gene encoding cell cycle and apoptosis regulator protein 2 isoform X3 produces MSQFKRQRINPLPGGRNFSGAASTSLLGPPPGLLTPPVATDLSQNARHLQGGEKQRVFTGIVTSLHDYFGVVDEEVFFQLSVVKGRLPQLGEKVLVKAAYNPGQAVPWNAVKVQTLSNQPLLKSPAPPLLHVAALGQKQGILGAQPQLIFQPHRIPPLFPQKPLSLFQTSHTLHLSHLNRFPARGPHGRLDQGRSDDYDSKKRKQRAGGEPWGAKKPRHDLPPYRVHLTPYTVDSPVFDFLELQRRYRTLLVPSDFLAVHLSWLSAFPVSQPFSLHHPSRIQVSSEKESAADAGAEPPPTDSDPTYSSKVLLLSSPGLEELYRCCMLFVDDVAEPRETPEHPLKQIKFLLGWKDDEAVLVGGEWSPSLDGLDPKGDPQVLVRTATRCAQAQAGIDLSACTKWWRFAEFQYLQAGPPRRLQTVVVYLPDIWTIMPTLEEWEALCQQKAAEAAPPPPEVPAEAEPPEQPADGSEQAADTSKQSAENAEVTAQQEVDTDLPEAPPPPLEPAVMARSRCVNLSLQSIVEDRRPKERISFEATVLAELFLEMLQRDFGYRIYKTLLSLPEKVVAPSEPEKEEAAKEEEAVKEEAKEAKDEVQSEGTAAEADAPLKEDGLLPKPPNSGGEDEEKPRGEASEDLCEMALDPELLLLRDDGEEEFGAKLEDSEVRSVASNQSEMEFSTLQDMPKELEPSAVLPVDCLLAFVYFDANWCGYLHRRDLERILLTLGLRLSAEQAKQLVSRAVSQNICQYRSLQYSRPEGPDGALPEDLLFGNLDLLPPPGKSGKPGTTPVEHKGLVSHNGSLINVGNLLQRAEQQDSGRLYLENKIHTLELKLEESHNRFSATEVTNKTLATEMQDLRARLAEAEEMARTAERQKNQLQRLLQEFRRRLTTLQLDTQRMLEKADSWVEKEEPAPSN; encoded by the exons ATGTCCCAGTTTAAGCGCCAGCGGATCAACCCGCTTCCAGGGGGACGCAACTTCTCAG GCGCAGCTTCGACATCCCTTCTGGGCCCTCCTCCTGGTTTGCTCACTCCTCCTGTGGCCACAGACCTGTCCCAAAATGCCAGGCACCTTCAG GGTGGAGAGAAACAACGGGTCTTCACTGGCATTGTTACCAGCTTGCATGACTACTTTGGGGTGGTGGATGAAGAAGTCTTTTTTCAGCTAAG TGTGGTGAAGGGCCGGCTGCCCCAGCTGGGTGAGAAGGTGCTGGTGAAGGCTGCATACAACCCAGGTCAGGCAGTACCCTGGAATGCTGTCAAGGTGCAGACGCTCTCCAACCAG CCCCTACTGAAGTCCCCAGCACCTCCCCTTCTACATGTGGCAGCCCTGGGCCAGAAGCAAGGGATTCTGGGAGCTCAGCCCCAGCTGATCTTTCAGCCTCACCGGATTCCCCCACTCTTTCCTCAGAAGC CTCTGAGTCTCTTCCAAACATCCCACACActtcatctgagccacctgaacAGGTTTCCTGCTCGGGGCCCTCATGGACGATTGGATCAGGGCCGAAG CGATGACTATGACTCCAAGAAACGCAAACAGCGAGCTGGTGGAGAGCCTTGGGGTGCTAAGAAACCAAGGCATGACCTGCCTCCTTACCGAGTCCATCTCACTCCCTATACTGTGGACAG CCCCGTCTTCGATTTCTTAGAACTCCAGCGCCGTTACCGCACCCTCCTGGTTCCCTCAGATTTTCTGGCCGTGCATCTGAGCTGGCTGTCAGCCTTCCCTGTGAGCCAGCCCTTCTCTCTCCATCATCCAAGCCGCATCCAGGTATCTTCGGAGAAGGagtcagctgctgatgctggtgcAGAGCCCCCCCCTACAGACAGCGACCCCACCTACAGTTCCAAG GTACTGCTGCTCTCCTCCCCGGGATTGGAGGAATTGTATCGTTGTTGCATGCTGTTCGTGGATGACGTGGCTGAGCCACGGGAGACCCCGGAACACCCTCTGAAGCAAATTAAA TTTTTGCTGGGCTGGAAGGATGATGAGGCAGTGCTGGTGGGGGGTGAGTGGTCTCCTTCGCTGGATGGCCTCGACCCCAAGGGCGACCCACAGGTGCTTGTCCGCACTGCCACACGCTGCGCGCAGGCCCAGGCTGGCATCGACTTGAGTGCCTGCACCAAGTG GTGGCGCTTCGCTGAGTTTCAGTACCTGCAGGCAGGACCCCCGCGGCGGCTCCAGACTGTGGTGGTGTACCTGCCGGACATCTGGACCATCATGCCCACTTTGGAAGAGTGGGAGGCCCTGTGCCAGCAGAAAGCTGCAGAGGCAGCTCCCCCGCCCCCAGAGGTGCCAGCG GAAGCAGAGCCTCCAGAGCAGCCGGCTGATGGATCGGAGCAAGCAGCAGACACGTCTAAGCAGAGTGCCGAGAATGCGGAGGTCACTGCACAGCAGGAAGTGGACACCGACCTCCCggaggcccccccaccccctctggaACCTGCTGTCATGGCACGCTCCCGCTGTGTAAACCTGTCCCTGCAAAGTATCGTGGAGGACCGGAGGCCAAAGGAAAGGATCTCTTTTGAG GCCACGGTGTTGGCTGAGCTGTTTCTGGAGATGCTGCAGAGGGACTTTGGCTATAGGATTTATAAGACGCTCCTGAGCCTTCCCGAAAAGGTTGTGGCCCCGTCTGAGCCCGAGAAGGAGGAAGCAGCCAAGGAAGAAGAAGCGGTCAAGGAGGAGGCCAAGGAGGCCAAGGATGAGGTACAGAGTGAGGGCACAGCTGCCGAGGCAGACGCCCCGCTG AAGGAAGATGGGCTTTTGCCCAAACCCCCAAATTCTGGGGGAGAAGACGAAGAGAAACCCCGGGGTGAGGCGTCGGAGGACTTGTGTGAGATGGCCTTGGACCCAGAACTGCTGCTCCTGAGAGACGACGGGGAGGAGGAATTTG GAGCCAAGCTGGAGGATTCCGAGGTCCGGTCGGTTGCTTCGAACCAGTCAGAGATGGAGTTCTCAACCCTTCAGGACATG CCCAAGGAGCTGGAACCCTCTGCGGTGCTCCCTGTGGACTGTCTTCTTGCTTTCGTCTACTTTGACGCCAACTGGTGTGGCTACTTGCACCGGCGAGACCTGGAGAGGATCCTGCTTACCCTTGGGCTGCGGCTCAGTGCAGAGCAG GCCAAACAGCTGGTCAGCAGGGCGGTGTCTCAGAACATCTGCCAGTATCGGAGCCTTCAGTACAGCCGCCCGGAGGGCCCAGATGGCGCACTCCCTGAGGACCTGCTCTTCG GGAACCTGGACCTGCTGCCTCCTCCCGGGAAGAGTGGGAAGCCGGGTACGACCCCGGTGGAGCACAAGGGCCTGGTGTCCCACAACGGCAGCCTTATCAATGTGGGGAACCTGCTGCAGCGTGCAGAGCAGCAGGACAGCGGGCGGCTCTACCTGGAGAACAAGATTCACACACTGGAGCTTAAGCTGG AGGAGAGCCATAACCGTTTCTCAGCCACTGAAGTGACAAATAAGACACTGGCAACGGAAATGCAGGATCTGCGGGCCCGGCTGGCCGAGGCTGAGGAGATGGCCCGGACAGCCGAGCGACAGAAGAACCAGCTTCAGCGGCTGCTTCAGGAGTTCCGAAGGCGCCTGACCACCTTGCAGCTCGACACACAGCGGATGCTTGAAAAG GCCGACAGCTGGGTAGAGAAGGAGGAGCCAGCACCAAGCAACTGA
- the CCAR2 gene encoding cell cycle and apoptosis regulator protein 2 isoform X1 produces MSQFKRQRINPLPGGRNFSGAASTSLLGPPPGLLTPPVATDLSQNARHLQGGEKQRVFTGIVTSLHDYFGVVDEEVFFQLSVVKGRLPQLGEKVLVKAAYNPGQAVPWNAVKVQTLSNQPLLKSPAPPLLHVAALGQKQGILGAQPQLIFQPHRIPPLFPQKPLSLFQTSHTLHLSHLNRFPARGPHGRLDQGRSDDYDSKKRKQRAGGEPWGAKKPRHDLPPYRVHLTPYTVDSPVFDFLELQRRYRTLLVPSDFLAVHLSWLSAFPVSQPFSLHHPSRIQVSSEKESAADAGAEPPPTDSDPTYSSKVLLLSSPGLEELYRCCMLFVDDVAEPRETPEHPLKQIKFLLGWKDDEAVLVGGEWSPSLDGLDPKGDPQVLVRTATRCAQAQAGIDLSACTKWWRFAEFQYLQAGPPRRLQTVVVYLPDIWTIMPTLEEWEALCQQKAAEAAPPPPEVPAEAEPPEQPADGSEQAADTSKQSAENAEVTAQQEVDTDLPEAPPPPLEPAVMARSRCVNLSLQSIVEDRRPKERISFEATVLAELFLEMLQRDFGYRIYKTLLSLPEKVVAPSEPEKEEAAKEEEAVKEEAKEAKDEVQSEGTAAEADAPLKEDGLLPKPPNSGGEDEEKPRGEASEDLCEMALDPELLLLRDDGEEEFGAKLEDSEVRSVASNQSEMEFSTLQDMPKELEPSAVLPVDCLLAFVYFDANWCGYLHRRDLERILLTLGLRLSAEQAKQLVSRAVSQNICQYRSLQYSRPEGPDGALPEDLLFGANWALRPPGDGGGWAAFSHFPSLSLLLALLGNLDLLPPPGKSGKPGTTPVEHKGLVSHNGSLINVGNLLQRAEQQDSGRLYLENKIHTLELKLEESHNRFSATEVTNKTLATEMQDLRARLAEAEEMARTAERQKNQLQRLLQEFRRRLTTLQLDTQRMLEKADSWVEKEEPAPSN; encoded by the exons ATGTCCCAGTTTAAGCGCCAGCGGATCAACCCGCTTCCAGGGGGACGCAACTTCTCAG GCGCAGCTTCGACATCCCTTCTGGGCCCTCCTCCTGGTTTGCTCACTCCTCCTGTGGCCACAGACCTGTCCCAAAATGCCAGGCACCTTCAG GGTGGAGAGAAACAACGGGTCTTCACTGGCATTGTTACCAGCTTGCATGACTACTTTGGGGTGGTGGATGAAGAAGTCTTTTTTCAGCTAAG TGTGGTGAAGGGCCGGCTGCCCCAGCTGGGTGAGAAGGTGCTGGTGAAGGCTGCATACAACCCAGGTCAGGCAGTACCCTGGAATGCTGTCAAGGTGCAGACGCTCTCCAACCAG CCCCTACTGAAGTCCCCAGCACCTCCCCTTCTACATGTGGCAGCCCTGGGCCAGAAGCAAGGGATTCTGGGAGCTCAGCCCCAGCTGATCTTTCAGCCTCACCGGATTCCCCCACTCTTTCCTCAGAAGC CTCTGAGTCTCTTCCAAACATCCCACACActtcatctgagccacctgaacAGGTTTCCTGCTCGGGGCCCTCATGGACGATTGGATCAGGGCCGAAG CGATGACTATGACTCCAAGAAACGCAAACAGCGAGCTGGTGGAGAGCCTTGGGGTGCTAAGAAACCAAGGCATGACCTGCCTCCTTACCGAGTCCATCTCACTCCCTATACTGTGGACAG CCCCGTCTTCGATTTCTTAGAACTCCAGCGCCGTTACCGCACCCTCCTGGTTCCCTCAGATTTTCTGGCCGTGCATCTGAGCTGGCTGTCAGCCTTCCCTGTGAGCCAGCCCTTCTCTCTCCATCATCCAAGCCGCATCCAGGTATCTTCGGAGAAGGagtcagctgctgatgctggtgcAGAGCCCCCCCCTACAGACAGCGACCCCACCTACAGTTCCAAG GTACTGCTGCTCTCCTCCCCGGGATTGGAGGAATTGTATCGTTGTTGCATGCTGTTCGTGGATGACGTGGCTGAGCCACGGGAGACCCCGGAACACCCTCTGAAGCAAATTAAA TTTTTGCTGGGCTGGAAGGATGATGAGGCAGTGCTGGTGGGGGGTGAGTGGTCTCCTTCGCTGGATGGCCTCGACCCCAAGGGCGACCCACAGGTGCTTGTCCGCACTGCCACACGCTGCGCGCAGGCCCAGGCTGGCATCGACTTGAGTGCCTGCACCAAGTG GTGGCGCTTCGCTGAGTTTCAGTACCTGCAGGCAGGACCCCCGCGGCGGCTCCAGACTGTGGTGGTGTACCTGCCGGACATCTGGACCATCATGCCCACTTTGGAAGAGTGGGAGGCCCTGTGCCAGCAGAAAGCTGCAGAGGCAGCTCCCCCGCCCCCAGAGGTGCCAGCG GAAGCAGAGCCTCCAGAGCAGCCGGCTGATGGATCGGAGCAAGCAGCAGACACGTCTAAGCAGAGTGCCGAGAATGCGGAGGTCACTGCACAGCAGGAAGTGGACACCGACCTCCCggaggcccccccaccccctctggaACCTGCTGTCATGGCACGCTCCCGCTGTGTAAACCTGTCCCTGCAAAGTATCGTGGAGGACCGGAGGCCAAAGGAAAGGATCTCTTTTGAG GCCACGGTGTTGGCTGAGCTGTTTCTGGAGATGCTGCAGAGGGACTTTGGCTATAGGATTTATAAGACGCTCCTGAGCCTTCCCGAAAAGGTTGTGGCCCCGTCTGAGCCCGAGAAGGAGGAAGCAGCCAAGGAAGAAGAAGCGGTCAAGGAGGAGGCCAAGGAGGCCAAGGATGAGGTACAGAGTGAGGGCACAGCTGCCGAGGCAGACGCCCCGCTG AAGGAAGATGGGCTTTTGCCCAAACCCCCAAATTCTGGGGGAGAAGACGAAGAGAAACCCCGGGGTGAGGCGTCGGAGGACTTGTGTGAGATGGCCTTGGACCCAGAACTGCTGCTCCTGAGAGACGACGGGGAGGAGGAATTTG GAGCCAAGCTGGAGGATTCCGAGGTCCGGTCGGTTGCTTCGAACCAGTCAGAGATGGAGTTCTCAACCCTTCAGGACATG CCCAAGGAGCTGGAACCCTCTGCGGTGCTCCCTGTGGACTGTCTTCTTGCTTTCGTCTACTTTGACGCCAACTGGTGTGGCTACTTGCACCGGCGAGACCTGGAGAGGATCCTGCTTACCCTTGGGCTGCGGCTCAGTGCAGAGCAG GCCAAACAGCTGGTCAGCAGGGCGGTGTCTCAGAACATCTGCCAGTATCGGAGCCTTCAGTACAGCCGCCCGGAGGGCCCAGATGGCGCACTCCCTGAGGACCTGCTCTTCGGTGCGAACTGGGCTCTGCGGCCTCCAGGGGACGGGGGCGGCTGGGCTGCTTTCTCCCACTTCCCGTCCCTGAGCCTTCTCCTGGCCCTCCTAGGGAACCTGGACCTGCTGCCTCCTCCCGGGAAGAGTGGGAAGCCGGGTACGACCCCGGTGGAGCACAAGGGCCTGGTGTCCCACAACGGCAGCCTTATCAATGTGGGGAACCTGCTGCAGCGTGCAGAGCAGCAGGACAGCGGGCGGCTCTACCTGGAGAACAAGATTCACACACTGGAGCTTAAGCTGG AGGAGAGCCATAACCGTTTCTCAGCCACTGAAGTGACAAATAAGACACTGGCAACGGAAATGCAGGATCTGCGGGCCCGGCTGGCCGAGGCTGAGGAGATGGCCCGGACAGCCGAGCGACAGAAGAACCAGCTTCAGCGGCTGCTTCAGGAGTTCCGAAGGCGCCTGACCACCTTGCAGCTCGACACACAGCGGATGCTTGAAAAG GCCGACAGCTGGGTAGAGAAGGAGGAGCCAGCACCAAGCAACTGA